A single Carnobacterium alterfunditum DSM 5972 DNA region contains:
- a CDS encoding MerR family transcriptional regulator, with amino-acid sequence MNEKELRRSMSVFPIGTVMTLTDLSARQIRYYEEQDLICPERNEGNRRMYSLNDIDVLLEIKDYLADGINMAGIKRIYELKEKEIEHEEKSTLTDEDVRRILQDEFLALRGMNLKGTSRFF; translated from the coding sequence ATGAACGAGAAAGAGCTAAGGCGTTCCATGTCTGTATTTCCGATTGGAACGGTAATGACACTGACTGATCTATCTGCGCGTCAAATTCGATATTACGAAGAACAAGATTTGATTTGTCCTGAACGTAATGAAGGGAATAGAAGAATGTATTCCTTAAATGATATAGACGTACTCCTTGAAATAAAGGACTACTTAGCAGATGGAATCAATATGGCTGGTATCAAGCGTATTTATGAATTAAAAGAAAAAGAAATTGAGCATGAAGAAAAGTCTACTTTAACGGATGAAGATGTTCGTCGAATTTTACAAGATGAATTTTTAGCTTTACGAGGTATGAATCTAAAAGGAACTTCACGTTTTTTTTAA
- a CDS encoding rhodanese-like domain-containing protein, with the protein MDTGQIINIVLWLIIIVWAGYEGYSYFKRKNASIELTEEEFKKDMRKVQLIDVREKKDFDAGHILGARNVPYSTFKTRSVEIRTDQPVYLYDHNKALSLRAALRLRKQGHTNIHHLKGGYRDWTGKTKTSY; encoded by the coding sequence TTGGATACAGGTCAAATTATTAATATTGTTTTATGGCTCATCATAATAGTATGGGCTGGTTATGAAGGCTACAGTTATTTCAAACGCAAAAATGCGTCTATTGAATTAACAGAAGAAGAATTTAAAAAGGATATGCGAAAAGTTCAATTAATTGATGTCCGCGAAAAGAAAGATTTTGATGCAGGACATATATTAGGAGCTAGAAACGTTCCTTATTCAACGTTTAAAACACGCAGCGTTGAGATAAGAACAGATCAACCTGTTTATCTTTACGATCATAACAAGGCTTTAAGTTTACGAGCAGCTCTTCGTTTACGCAAACAAGGCCACACCAATATCCACCATCTTAAAGGCGGCTACCGTGATTGGACTGGAAAAACAAAAACTTCTTATTGA
- the glnA gene encoding type I glutamate--ammonia ligase translates to MKTFTREEIEIGAKEQNVRYLRLMFTDIDGTIKNVEVPISQLEKVMENKMMFDGSSIDGFVRIEESDMILRPDLSTWLIFPWEEVNGKVARLICDIYNPDGTPFSGDPRNNLKRVLKEMEEEGYTEFNLGPEPEFFLFKLDENGNPTTEVNDHGGYFDFAPTDLGENCRRDIVLHLENLGFEIEASHHETAPGQHEIDWKYAGAIEACDNIQTFKLIVKTVARKHGLHATFMPKPVYGVGGSGMHFNMSLFNKEGNVFCDEENELGLSKTAQHFLAGILDHALGYTAVCNPTVNSYKRLIPGYEAPVYIAWSARNRSPLVRIPSSRGVSTRIELRSVDPSANPYLAVAVLLQSGLDGVKKESIAPKPIDRNIYRMSSEERYKRGIRDLPTTLHNAVKYLQEDKVVQEALGNHIYKSFVSAKHIEWAAYREQVSEWEKEKYLTLY, encoded by the coding sequence ATGAAAACTTTCACAAGAGAAGAAATCGAAATTGGTGCAAAAGAACAAAATGTTCGTTATTTAAGATTGATGTTTACGGATATAGATGGAACGATAAAAAATGTTGAAGTGCCAATCAGTCAATTAGAAAAAGTTATGGAAAATAAAATGATGTTTGACGGATCATCTATTGATGGATTCGTAAGAATTGAAGAAAGCGACATGATTTTGCGCCCCGATTTATCCACTTGGTTAATATTCCCTTGGGAAGAAGTTAATGGAAAAGTCGCACGTTTGATTTGCGATATCTATAATCCAGACGGAACTCCTTTTTCTGGAGATCCTAGAAATAATTTGAAACGCGTTCTAAAAGAAATGGAAGAAGAAGGCTATACAGAATTTAATTTAGGACCCGAACCGGAATTTTTCTTATTCAAATTAGATGAAAACGGAAATCCGACAACTGAAGTAAATGATCATGGCGGCTATTTCGATTTTGCGCCAACAGATTTAGGTGAAAATTGTCGTCGCGATATCGTGCTGCACCTTGAAAATTTAGGGTTTGAAATTGAAGCCAGCCATCACGAAACGGCACCTGGACAACATGAGATCGATTGGAAATATGCTGGTGCAATAGAAGCGTGTGACAATATCCAAACCTTCAAACTGATCGTTAAAACGGTTGCTCGTAAACATGGACTTCATGCAACCTTTATGCCTAAACCAGTATATGGAGTAGGCGGCTCTGGGATGCACTTTAATATGTCGTTATTCAACAAAGAGGGAAATGTTTTTTGCGACGAAGAAAATGAACTTGGCTTAAGCAAAACAGCCCAACATTTCTTAGCTGGTATATTGGATCATGCTTTAGGGTATACTGCTGTCTGTAATCCAACTGTTAACTCTTATAAACGATTGATTCCAGGCTATGAAGCTCCTGTTTATATAGCATGGAGTGCTCGTAACCGTTCACCTTTAGTGCGTATCCCAAGTTCAAGAGGTGTATCTACACGAATCGAATTACGCAGTGTCGACCCTAGTGCGAATCCTTATTTAGCAGTAGCAGTGTTGCTGCAATCAGGATTAGATGGTGTGAAAAAAGAAAGTATAGCTCCTAAACCAATCGATCGCAATATTTACCGTATGTCTTCAGAAGAAAGATATAAACGAGGTATTAGAGATCTTCCTACTACGTTACACAATGCGGTCAAATACTTGCAAGAAGATAAGGTCGTGCAAGAAGCTTTAGGGAATCATATTTATAAAAGTTTTGTAAGTGCCAAGCATATAGAATGGGCAGCTTATCGGGAACAAGTTTCTGAGTGGGAGAAAGAGAAATATTTGACATTATATTGA
- the hflX gene encoding GTPase HflX: protein METKETAETVERVILVGVQTNETNQDFQYSLKELAQLTETANGEVVGELTQKRDRADSRTFLGKGKMEELVSLVDELEVDTVIFNQGLTPGQTKNIQKILLDEVKVIDRIQLILDIFAMRAKSREGKLQVELAQLQYLMPRLAGQGVNLSRLGGGIGTRGPGETKLETDRRHIRDQITDIKRDLAETEKHRSRAREQRKESGTFQIGLMGYTNAGKSTLLNKLTQADTYEENQLFATLDPLTRKLLLPSGMMVTLTDTVGFIQDLPTQLIESFKSTLEETKNVDLLLHVVDASAENMAGHEKTVIQLLKELGMETIPMITIYNKKDLVEDPFYPSLFPNVVISANDPEDIELLLSEIMSKMKELMVPYRIEIEVTQGEKLVRLKRETLVDSEEYDEEKNVYVVKGYAKAGSKWNGENQTS from the coding sequence ATGGAAACGAAAGAAACCGCTGAAACAGTAGAACGCGTTATTCTTGTAGGTGTACAAACAAATGAAACTAATCAAGATTTTCAATATTCGTTAAAAGAATTGGCACAATTGACCGAAACAGCTAATGGAGAAGTAGTAGGAGAACTTACCCAAAAAAGAGATCGAGCAGATTCGCGTACTTTTTTAGGTAAAGGAAAAATGGAAGAATTGGTTTCGCTAGTTGACGAACTAGAAGTAGATACCGTTATCTTTAATCAAGGTTTAACACCTGGTCAAACGAAAAATATCCAAAAGATTTTATTGGATGAAGTGAAAGTGATTGATCGTATCCAATTGATCTTGGATATTTTTGCCATGCGGGCTAAAAGCAGAGAAGGTAAATTACAAGTTGAGTTAGCTCAACTACAATACTTAATGCCTCGACTAGCTGGGCAAGGCGTCAATTTATCTCGATTAGGTGGAGGAATTGGGACACGTGGCCCAGGTGAAACAAAATTAGAAACTGACCGCCGACACATTCGCGACCAAATTACCGACATCAAGCGTGATCTAGCTGAAACGGAAAAACACCGTAGTCGTGCTCGAGAACAACGCAAGGAAAGCGGAACGTTTCAAATTGGTTTGATGGGTTATACTAATGCTGGGAAATCAACGTTGTTGAATAAATTGACTCAAGCAGATACGTATGAAGAAAACCAATTATTTGCGACCTTGGATCCGTTGACACGTAAATTGCTCTTGCCAAGTGGCATGATGGTCACACTTACCGATACAGTTGGTTTTATTCAAGATTTGCCGACACAATTGATCGAGTCTTTTAAATCAACTTTAGAAGAAACAAAAAATGTTGATCTATTGTTACATGTAGTAGATGCGTCTGCTGAAAATATGGCTGGACATGAAAAGACCGTTATCCAACTATTAAAAGAATTGGGTATGGAAACGATCCCTATGATCACTATTTATAACAAAAAAGATTTAGTTGAAGATCCATTTTATCCATCGCTTTTCCCTAATGTAGTTATCTCGGCTAATGATCCTGAAGATATCGAATTACTGTTGTCAGAGATCATGAGTAAGATGAAAGAATTGATGGTTCCTTACCGAATTGAAATTGAAGTTACCCAAGGAGAAAAATTAGTCCGTTTAAAAAGAGAAACGCTTGTTGATTCTGAAGAATATGATGAAGAAAAAAATGTTTATGTAGTAAAAGGCTATGCAAAAGCAGGGTCGAAATGGAATGGAGAGAATCAAACGTCATGA
- a CDS encoding glycerophosphodiester phosphodiesterase, translating into MDQTKIIAHRGSKGTHPENTLEAVKEAVRVRSDGIEIDVHLSLDKELIVIHDETIDRTTNGKGSIQNLTLAELKQFDAGSWYSPEYSNCRIPTLQEIFCFLEKVDYKGLVNIELKTDKFSYPGIEEKVVAFVAEKNWPFTVEYSSFNYQTLIQLKILDDTCKIALLFKEHGENKTFLNLNIPVNMWHPKLSWFKSISPFQVPELPVRVWTINKSEDLQFCFRKQVAGVITDYPQKALEMRDKWQNEGE; encoded by the coding sequence ATGGACCAAACAAAAATTATTGCTCATAGAGGAAGTAAAGGAACACATCCAGAGAACACCTTAGAAGCGGTCAAAGAAGCCGTTCGAGTTCGAAGCGATGGTATCGAAATAGATGTTCACTTAAGTTTAGATAAAGAACTGATTGTTATTCACGATGAAACGATCGATCGCACTACAAATGGAAAAGGCAGTATTCAAAATTTGACCTTAGCCGAATTAAAACAATTTGATGCAGGCAGCTGGTACTCACCTGAATACAGCAATTGCCGGATCCCAACTTTGCAAGAGATTTTTTGTTTTCTCGAAAAGGTCGATTATAAAGGGTTAGTCAATATTGAACTGAAAACAGATAAATTTTCTTATCCAGGGATCGAAGAGAAAGTGGTAGCGTTTGTAGCTGAAAAAAATTGGCCGTTCACTGTAGAATATTCCAGTTTTAATTATCAAACGTTGATCCAACTAAAAATTTTGGATGATACTTGTAAAATAGCGCTATTATTTAAAGAGCATGGAGAAAATAAGACCTTTTTAAACCTGAATATTCCCGTTAACATGTGGCACCCTAAATTGAGCTGGTTTAAAAGCATCAGCCCTTTTCAAGTGCCTGAATTACCGGTACGCGTGTGGACGATCAATAAAAGTGAGGACCTTCAATTTTGCTTTCGCAAACAAGTAGCAGGTGTCATCACGGATTATCCTCAGAAAGCTCTTGAAATGAGAGATAAATGGCAAAATGAAGGAGAATAG
- a CDS encoding excisionase family DNA-binding protein → MYLTIEETADYLELSITDIMRLIREKQIRTLSDGETILIYKEQFNLYLREIEKYKKELQDYLDEPIPEDIDIKDED, encoded by the coding sequence ATGTATTTAACTATTGAAGAAACAGCTGATTATCTAGAACTTTCTATAACTGATATTATGCGACTTATTCGTGAAAAGCAAATTCGTACCTTGTCAGATGGAGAAACTATTTTAATTTACAAGGAACAATTCAACTTGTATTTACGAGAAATCGAAAAGTATAAAAAAGAATTACAAGATTATTTAGATGAACCTATTCCAGAAGATATTGATATAAAAGATGAAGATTAA
- a CDS encoding MerR family transcriptional regulator — MSEKELRRSMSVFPIGTVMKLTDLSARQIRYYEEQDLIVPMRNEGNRRMYSLTNIDVLLEIKDYLSDGINMAGVKRIYKLQESKEKNREQEMTKMMTDDDVRKILHDEFLAVSGLNTKKPHLFLDQNRIG, encoded by the coding sequence ATGAGTGAGAAAGAGCTAAGACGTTCGATGTCGGTTTTTCCGATTGGTACAGTTATGAAATTAACTGATTTATCTGCTCGACAGATTCGTTATTATGAAGAGCAAGATTTGATTGTTCCAATGCGTAATGAAGGAAACCGGCGCATGTATTCTTTAACTAATATTGATGTTCTTCTTGAAATCAAAGATTATTTATCTGATGGAATCAATATGGCTGGTGTAAAACGGATTTATAAGCTACAAGAAAGCAAAGAAAAAAATCGTGAGCAAGAAATGACTAAAATGATGACTGACGATGACGTACGTAAAATACTGCATGATGAATTTTTAGCGGTTAGTGGCTTGAATACCAAAAAACCGCATCTATTTCTTGATCAGAATCGAATAGGATAA
- a CDS encoding aminotransferase class I/II-fold pyridoxal phosphate-dependent enzyme, whose translation MSWNDHYAPELIKKIKVVEEKIKPVHDQIHEIALVNQQKVLQSFRNKKVTEQHFNPTTGYGYDDFGRDTLEAVYAEVFGAEAGLVRPQIISGTHAISTALFGVMRPGDDLLYISGTPYDTLLEIVGVTGNGIGSFKEYQMGFDQVDLLSNGKVDFDTVKEKMTSKTKMVAIQRSRGYASRPSFTISQIEEMIQFVKGIDPEVIVFVDNCYGEFVEEKEPIEVGADLMAGSLIKNPGGGLAKTGGYIVGKTALIEACGYRLTTPGIGREAGASLYSLQEMYQGFFMAPHTVGEAVKGAVYTAALLEACGIESTPKWDDKRTDLIQMISLNDKDKMVKFAQTIQKYSPINAHVSPIGAYMPGYEDDVIMAAGTFIQGSSMELTADGPIRSPYTLYVQGGLTYEHVKLAVSSAVEELFFR comes from the coding sequence ATGAGTTGGAACGATCATTATGCACCTGAATTAATCAAGAAAATTAAAGTAGTAGAAGAAAAAATCAAACCGGTCCATGACCAGATCCATGAAATAGCGTTAGTGAATCAACAAAAAGTCTTGCAAAGCTTTAGAAATAAAAAAGTTACTGAGCAACATTTTAATCCAACAACCGGTTACGGATACGATGACTTTGGAAGAGATACTTTAGAAGCGGTTTATGCTGAAGTTTTTGGGGCTGAAGCTGGATTAGTTCGGCCTCAGATCATTTCAGGTACACATGCTATTTCAACGGCTTTATTTGGTGTCATGCGTCCTGGAGATGACTTGTTGTACATTTCCGGAACTCCTTATGATACATTACTTGAAATCGTTGGTGTTACTGGAAATGGTATTGGATCATTTAAGGAATACCAAATGGGTTTTGATCAAGTTGATTTATTATCGAATGGGAAAGTTGATTTTGATACAGTAAAAGAAAAAATGACTTCAAAAACAAAAATGGTCGCTATTCAACGCTCTAGAGGGTATGCAAGCAGACCTTCGTTCACTATAAGCCAAATTGAAGAGATGATCCAGTTTGTTAAAGGGATCGATCCGGAAGTGATCGTATTTGTCGATAATTGCTATGGAGAATTTGTCGAAGAAAAAGAACCAATTGAAGTTGGAGCAGACTTGATGGCAGGATCATTGATCAAAAATCCAGGTGGCGGCTTAGCTAAGACAGGTGGGTACATTGTTGGGAAAACAGCTTTGATCGAAGCTTGCGGGTACCGCTTAACTACGCCGGGCATAGGAAGAGAAGCAGGTGCTTCTTTATACAGTTTACAAGAAATGTATCAAGGCTTTTTTATGGCTCCTCATACAGTTGGAGAAGCCGTGAAAGGAGCTGTATATACAGCAGCACTTTTAGAAGCCTGTGGAATTGAGAGTACACCCAAATGGGATGACAAGCGAACCGATTTGATCCAGATGATTTCATTGAATGATAAAGATAAAATGGTTAAATTCGCACAGACTATCCAAAAATATTCTCCTATCAACGCACATGTCTCTCCTATTGGTGCATACATGCCGGGATATGAAGATGATGTTATTATGGCGGCAGGAACATTTATCCAAGGTTCTAGTATGGAATTAACGGCAGATGGTCCGATTCGCTCGCCTTACACGCTTTATGTCCAAGGCGGTTTAACTTACGAGCATGTTAAATTAGCAGTCAGTTCAGCTGTTGAAGAATTGTTTTTCCGCTAA
- the glnA gene encoding type I glutamate--ammonia ligase, with translation MAKFTANEIKEASKKENVRFLRLMFTDILGVIKNVEVPISQLEKVMENKMMFDGSSIEGFVRIEESDMYLRPDLDTWLIFPWETSKESGKIARLICDIYNPDGTPFAGDPRSNLKRILNEMKELGFTDFNLGPEPEFFLFKLDEKNEPTLELNDHGGYFDLAPTDLGENCRRDIVLQLEDLGFEIEASHHEVAPGQHEIDWKYASAIEACDNIQTFKLIVKTVARKYGLHATFMPKPLYGVNGSGMHFNLSLFTKDGNAFYDKNGDMELSDTARQFLAGILNHAKAFTAIVNPTVNSYKRLVPGYEAPVYIAWSGCNRSPLIRVPQSRGMSTRVELRSVDPSANPYLAMAVLLKAGLDGIKNEMQAPKPINRNIYMMSEEDRYNNGIYDLPGTLYDALGYLAKDSTIKDGLGGHIYENFVNAKKIEWSAFREQVTEWEREQYLKMY, from the coding sequence ATGGCTAAATTTACGGCAAATGAAATAAAAGAGGCATCAAAAAAAGAAAATGTCCGTTTCTTGAGATTAATGTTCACTGACATTTTAGGAGTTATCAAAAATGTCGAGGTACCTATTAGTCAATTAGAAAAAGTTATGGAAAATAAAATGATGTTTGACGGATCTTCTATAGAAGGATTTGTCCGCATCGAAGAAAGTGATATGTACTTAAGACCTGATTTAGATACATGGTTGATTTTTCCGTGGGAAACTTCTAAAGAATCTGGTAAAATCGCTCGATTGATCTGTGATATTTACAATCCGGATGGTACTCCTTTTGCTGGAGATCCTCGTTCTAACTTGAAACGAATCTTAAACGAAATGAAAGAATTAGGTTTTACTGATTTCAACTTAGGACCTGAACCTGAATTTTTCCTTTTTAAACTGGACGAAAAAAATGAGCCAACATTAGAATTGAATGACCATGGAGGTTATTTTGATCTAGCTCCAACAGATTTAGGTGAAAATTGCCGTCGCGATATCGTGCTGCAACTAGAAGATCTTGGTTTTGAAATTGAAGCCAGTCACCATGAAGTAGCACCAGGACAACATGAGATCGATTGGAAATACGCTAGTGCGATAGAAGCATGTGACAATATCCAAACGTTTAAACTGATCGTTAAAACAGTGGCACGTAAATATGGCTTGCATGCTACATTTATGCCTAAACCCTTATACGGTGTAAATGGATCTGGTATGCACTTTAACTTATCCTTATTTACCAAAGATGGAAATGCTTTTTATGATAAAAACGGAGATATGGAATTAAGTGATACAGCACGCCAATTCTTAGCTGGGATCTTAAATCATGCTAAGGCTTTTACAGCAATTGTAAATCCTACAGTAAATTCCTATAAACGCCTTGTACCTGGCTATGAAGCACCAGTATACATTGCATGGAGCGGCTGTAACCGTTCGCCATTGATTCGGGTACCACAATCAAGAGGGATGTCTACACGTGTAGAATTACGCAGTGTTGACCCTAGTGCAAATCCATACTTAGCTATGGCCGTTTTATTAAAAGCAGGATTAGATGGCATCAAGAACGAAATGCAAGCCCCTAAACCGATCAACCGCAATATCTATATGATGAGTGAGGAAGATCGTTACAATAATGGTATCTATGATCTGCCGGGAACTTTGTATGACGCCTTGGGATACCTAGCAAAAGATAGTACGATCAAAGATGGCTTAGGAGGACATATTTACGAAAACTTTGTCAATGCTAAGAAAATCGAATGGTCTGCTTTCCGTGAACAAGTTACTGAATGGGAAAGAGAAC
- the miaA gene encoding tRNA (adenosine(37)-N6)-dimethylallyltransferase MiaA, protein MKENSVEKKKIIIIVGPTAVGKTSLSLSLAKAVNGEIISGDSMQIYRNLTIGTAKVTKAEQKGIPHYLIDEVDVTTSYAVSDFQKRARFLIEDITARGKVPIIVGGTGLYIESLIYDVTFGGSGKNDTAFREAQEKIAVEKGNLYLWEQLANVDPTAADRIHFNNRRRIIRALEVYHVTGQPFSSYQSERKEKEPLYEVKIIGLMTEREELYKRIDLRVEQMFEAGLIEEAKWLYQQNLPDAQASRGIGYKELVPYFEEKTDLQEAKEAIQQNSRRYAKRQLTWFRNRLENVEWWDLVAFPENEEELKNEVKKFLIK, encoded by the coding sequence ATGAAGGAGAATAGCGTGGAAAAGAAAAAAATCATTATCATCGTAGGACCAACAGCTGTTGGGAAAACAAGTTTAAGTCTGTCTTTAGCTAAGGCAGTCAATGGAGAGATAATCAGTGGCGATTCTATGCAAATCTACCGCAATCTTACTATCGGAACAGCTAAAGTAACTAAGGCTGAGCAAAAAGGGATCCCACATTATTTGATCGATGAAGTGGATGTTACAACGAGCTATGCTGTATCTGATTTTCAAAAACGAGCCCGTTTTTTAATTGAAGATATCACTGCAAGAGGAAAAGTACCGATCATTGTCGGGGGTACAGGATTATATATCGAATCTTTGATCTATGATGTTACTTTTGGTGGAAGCGGCAAAAATGATACAGCCTTTCGAGAAGCTCAAGAAAAGATTGCTGTAGAAAAAGGAAATCTTTATTTATGGGAACAATTAGCTAATGTAGATCCTACTGCTGCTGATAGGATCCACTTTAACAATCGCCGGCGGATCATTCGAGCGCTTGAAGTGTATCACGTAACAGGACAGCCTTTTTCGAGCTATCAAAGTGAACGTAAAGAAAAAGAGCCCCTTTATGAAGTTAAAATTATAGGCTTAATGACTGAACGCGAAGAACTGTATAAGCGCATCGATCTTCGTGTAGAGCAAATGTTCGAAGCAGGATTGATCGAAGAAGCCAAATGGCTCTATCAGCAAAATTTACCAGATGCACAAGCTTCAAGGGGAATCGGATATAAAGAATTGGTTCCTTACTTTGAAGAAAAGACGGATTTGCAAGAAGCCAAAGAAGCCATCCAACAAAATTCGAGAAGATATGCCAAGCGTCAACTGACTTGGTTTAGAAATCGATTAGAAAATGTTGAGTGGTGGGACTTAGTGGCATTCCCTGAAAATGAAGAAGAATTAAAAAATGAAGTGAAAAAATTTCTGATAAAATAA